In the genome of Chloroflexota bacterium, one region contains:
- a CDS encoding IPT/TIG domain-containing protein, translated as MKPYSDISHYFWRTRAKFSAVVALTLALSYGGGLWLQVLHSAIGAVERNEPPPVIHWLRDSMLMMPLIFVAVWASILLARRALMLFGRGASRFMSGAAVVSVIAVTTSAVIAVASPGHNVVFQANHHVGGEEMPLLAHMWLEGLLALVANLAISAIVYIVLRGRLWTARLPGRSRPVWTPIAARRLLAVGQIGLLLLSIIGASPNNLVTAAPASLAGGANAPCPAGAPLKTFDVSAIDVTMWLNRFGDHDPNAQMLVLNSMIPAVQAQVAAGPSSLSIGLRDDPIQPLAIRANQGDCVIINFTNATAQPAPGATSNNYGLHIDGLAFQISSSGDGIGNNPLSSVPAGGTITYTYWIPNDPTLEGAHYIHPGPGNRQAVAHGLFGTLNVEPPGSVYLNMTTGQPLLSGWEAIIVPGSGKSFRENVKVFHEIGNESERNIPVDINGNSLPTLDPHTGAYRPGSRAINYRSESFMDRLNVAEDQKSVVYGSYTFGDTTNIIPRGYLGDPTKFRLVHGGSEVFHVYHLHGGSDRWRFNPKADPTYDYSKTGLDKHPVEVQSESARLDSQSIGPGESFDLEIENGAGGAQQGAGEFLFHCHIAHHYFSGMWGYWRVYDTLQPDLAPLPDRAPLPQAVNSSALIGKTINGQTITAQNLDAWIRPQLPTQGVTHDINVATRDTADQDASVWDWAVDNSTGLYLGEPDRLTPNWPDYANVVPGHPMALMVDQTVQSTYLLNGSPVTFSSGGYIGDRPKILFNPTNGRPAWPLLRPHIGKRPPFSPNGHSGAPYLGEYGGTPPDPALSIDPWANRSDGICPAGAPLRTFNVVGLAVPIQITKAGQIDPLGALDVLAQDKDAVYANSKVYAGVQHNEPLAIRGNIGDCLAVTYVSELTDGGNEVPYSKTNIHIHHVQFDTQASDGVISGFSFEQSIRPYKIVDPQLTAAANPGEAVLHLSSVAKFQNGVWIAIGMGTEGIEIRQITAINNAASTVTLNKPVANAHPADEWAGVEFVQYRWYPDVELDNIFFHDHVNGIHGWSHGMVGQLVIEPFGSTYHDPVTGAEIKSGAIADIHTDPNCVPNPDNPNLPSNTTNQCALIPGVIDGSFREFVLWTINDHDPIEATLNLRAEPWSDRSLDPALRFSSNSPQGDPYTPLFRAYLGDPVVIRNINVGQGTNVLHIDGHRTFWEPRYRDALGVESSPIDAFHSTVSEKYTLILDGGAGGPNHVPGDYIYHDGENRRFQSGAWGILRVLPGPVSDLQPLPSVNIPAQQPTCPANAPIHTFNISAVDLPSTSAGGGDKGRKAAFVPNTDVTAVLNKTKFPEPLVLHVAAGQCVKVSLTNRRSTARVSFHLGGLLRDMNSTGINVGFNPEQTIGKNASRTYTFYADNPKLESVLISDFGGDNSGWDGLYGAIVVAPTGATFKNPTTGQSTDTGSQVNVFAPGQAPYRDFTLLLADQDPRIGQNTMPYPADVDGPALINYRTAGIRQDDANMFSSLTYGDPTTPLLRAYAGDPVKVHVLGAPASEQVHVFTLGGMSWPGDMYVHNASQWQNRAVGPWEKIDILVSGGAGGVAQVPGDYFYGDIRRPFTQAGMWGLFRVLTNTCATSGIAGLPCLTSPAPAPAPTVTGLSPTSGAVAGGTSVAITGTNFSTTPGATTVRFGANAATNVSCLSTTACTATSPAGSGVVDVVVTVGGQSSAINNSDLFTYVTLPPTVTGVSPNSGPAAGGTVVSITGTNFTPGAISIKFGANVATGVSCSNATNCTATSPAGSGVVDVVVTVNGQSSATSNADKFTYIAPPAAPTVTAIKPNKGPAAGGTVVTITGTGFSTTAGATGVKFGANVATNVSCTSTTTCKATSPAGTRRTTVDVIVTVGGQSSAISSADKFTYTR; from the coding sequence ATGAAACCCTACTCTGATATATCCCATTATTTTTGGCGCACGCGCGCGAAGTTTTCGGCGGTGGTGGCGCTCACCCTGGCCCTGTCTTATGGCGGCGGCTTGTGGTTGCAGGTGTTGCACAGCGCCATTGGCGCTGTCGAGCGCAACGAGCCGCCGCCGGTGATTCACTGGTTGCGTGATTCGATGCTCATGATGCCCTTGATCTTCGTGGCTGTTTGGGCGTCAATCCTTCTCGCCCGGCGGGCGTTGATGTTGTTTGGCCGGGGCGCTTCCCGGTTCATGTCGGGCGCGGCGGTGGTGTCGGTTATTGCCGTCACCACCAGCGCCGTCATAGCCGTAGCCAGCCCGGGGCACAACGTCGTCTTTCAAGCCAATCACCACGTTGGCGGCGAGGAGATGCCGTTACTGGCTCACATGTGGTTGGAGGGGTTGCTGGCCCTGGTTGCCAATCTGGCAATTTCGGCCATCGTCTACATTGTGTTGCGCGGGCGTTTATGGACGGCCCGGTTGCCAGGACGCAGCCGCCCGGTTTGGACGCCGATCGCCGCCCGGCGGTTGTTGGCTGTGGGGCAGATTGGCTTGTTGCTCCTTTCAATAATAGGCGCGTCTCCGAACAACCTGGTCACTGCCGCCCCGGCTTCGCTGGCCGGCGGCGCCAACGCCCCTTGCCCGGCTGGCGCGCCGTTGAAGACCTTCGACGTTTCGGCCATTGATGTCACAATGTGGCTCAACCGCTTCGGCGACCACGACCCGAACGCCCAGATGCTGGTGTTGAACAGCATGATTCCGGCAGTGCAGGCTCAGGTAGCGGCTGGCCCAAGCTCTCTTTCGATTGGCTTGCGCGACGACCCGATCCAGCCGTTGGCCATCCGCGCCAATCAGGGCGACTGCGTGATCATCAACTTCACCAACGCCACCGCCCAGCCCGCTCCCGGCGCTACCAGCAATAACTATGGTCTGCACATTGACGGCCTGGCCTTCCAGATCAGTTCGTCCGGCGACGGCATTGGCAACAACCCCCTGTCGTCCGTTCCGGCCGGTGGGACGATCACTTACACTTACTGGATTCCCAACGATCCCACGCTGGAGGGCGCACACTACATTCACCCTGGCCCTGGCAACCGCCAGGCCGTGGCTCATGGCTTGTTTGGTACACTCAACGTCGAGCCGCCCGGTTCCGTTTACTTGAACATGACGACCGGCCAGCCCCTGCTCTCCGGCTGGGAAGCCATCATCGTCCCCGGCTCGGGCAAGTCGTTCCGTGAGAATGTCAAAGTCTTCCATGAGATCGGCAATGAAAGTGAGCGCAACATCCCGGTTGACATCAACGGCAATTCCTTGCCAACCCTTGACCCACACACCGGCGCTTATCGGCCAGGCTCGCGGGCCATCAACTACCGCTCCGAGTCGTTCATGGATCGCCTCAACGTTGCCGAGGACCAGAAATCGGTCGTCTACGGCTCCTACACTTTTGGCGATACCACCAACATCATTCCCCGCGGCTACCTCGGCGACCCGACCAAGTTCCGTCTGGTGCATGGCGGCAGCGAAGTCTTTCATGTCTACCATCTGCACGGCGGCAGTGACCGCTGGCGCTTCAACCCCAAAGCCGATCCGACTTACGACTACAGCAAGACCGGCCTGGACAAGCATCCGGTTGAAGTCCAGTCTGAATCGGCGCGCCTCGACTCACAGTCAATAGGCCCTGGCGAATCCTTCGATCTGGAAATTGAAAACGGCGCTGGCGGCGCGCAACAGGGCGCCGGCGAGTTCCTGTTCCACTGCCACATTGCTCACCACTACTTCTCGGGCATGTGGGGCTACTGGCGTGTGTACGACACCCTGCAACCTGACTTAGCGCCTTTGCCCGACCGCGCGCCCCTGCCTCAAGCCGTCAACTCCTCGGCCCTGATTGGCAAAACGATCAACGGCCAGACGATCACGGCTCAGAATCTGGATGCCTGGATTCGGCCTCAGCTTCCGACTCAGGGCGTGACCCACGACATCAACGTTGCCACGCGCGACACGGCTGATCAGGACGCCTCGGTGTGGGACTGGGCGGTTGACAATTCGACCGGCCTCTACCTGGGCGAGCCAGACCGGCTGACACCTAACTGGCCGGACTATGCCAATGTGGTTCCCGGCCATCCGATGGCTTTGATGGTTGACCAAACGGTTCAAAGCACTTACCTGCTCAACGGTAGTCCGGTCACGTTCAGCAGTGGCGGGTATATCGGCGACCGGCCCAAGATTCTGTTCAATCCAACCAACGGGCGGCCCGCCTGGCCGCTGTTGCGCCCGCATATCGGCAAGCGCCCACCGTTCTCGCCGAACGGCCACTCTGGCGCGCCGTATCTCGGCGAGTATGGCGGCACGCCGCCCGACCCGGCGCTCTCGATTGACCCCTGGGCCAACCGCTCCGACGGCATCTGCCCGGCAGGCGCGCCACTGCGCACCTTCAACGTCGTCGGCCTGGCTGTGCCAATACAAATCACCAAAGCAGGCCAGATTGACCCACTCGGCGCATTGGATGTGCTGGCACAAGATAAAGATGCGGTCTATGCCAATAGCAAAGTTTACGCGGGTGTCCAGCATAACGAGCCGTTGGCGATTCGTGGCAACATTGGAGATTGTCTTGCCGTTACCTACGTGAGTGAACTCACGGATGGCGGCAACGAAGTGCCCTACTCCAAGACCAACATTCACATCCACCACGTCCAGTTTGACACGCAAGCATCCGACGGCGTGATCTCCGGCTTCTCGTTCGAGCAGTCCATCCGCCCGTACAAGATCGTGGATCCGCAGTTGACCGCCGCCGCCAACCCCGGCGAGGCAGTTCTGCATCTGTCCAGCGTGGCCAAGTTCCAGAACGGGGTGTGGATCGCCATTGGGATGGGCACAGAAGGCATTGAGATTCGGCAAATCACGGCGATTAACAACGCCGCTTCAACCGTCACCCTCAACAAGCCCGTGGCTAACGCTCACCCCGCAGACGAATGGGCCGGCGTCGAATTCGTGCAGTATCGGTGGTACCCGGACGTTGAGTTGGACAACATCTTCTTCCATGACCACGTCAACGGCATTCACGGCTGGAGCCATGGCATGGTGGGCCAGTTGGTGATCGAGCCATTCGGCTCGACCTATCATGACCCGGTGACCGGCGCGGAGATCAAGTCCGGGGCCATCGCCGACATCCATACCGATCCTAACTGCGTTCCCAATCCCGACAACCCCAACCTGCCGTCCAACACGACGAACCAGTGCGCGTTGATCCCCGGCGTGATTGACGGCAGTTTCCGCGAATTCGTGCTGTGGACGATCAACGATCACGACCCGATCGAGGCGACGCTCAACTTGCGCGCCGAACCCTGGTCGGATCGCAGTCTCGATCCGGCGCTGCGCTTCAGTTCCAACAGCCCGCAGGGCGACCCGTACACGCCGCTGTTCCGAGCCTACCTTGGCGACCCGGTCGTCATCCGCAACATCAACGTCGGGCAGGGGACGAATGTCCTGCACATTGACGGACATCGCACCTTCTGGGAGCCGCGCTACCGCGACGCGCTCGGCGTTGAGTCCAGCCCGATTGACGCCTTCCATTCGACCGTGTCTGAAAAGTACACACTGATTTTGGATGGCGGCGCCGGCGGCCCGAACCACGTCCCCGGCGACTATATCTACCACGACGGCGAAAATCGCCGCTTCCAGAGCGGCGCCTGGGGCATCCTGCGAGTGTTGCCCGGCCCGGTGAGTGACCTTCAGCCACTACCCAGCGTCAACATCCCGGCTCAACAGCCCACTTGCCCGGCAAACGCGCCGATCCACACCTTCAATATCAGCGCAGTGGATCTGCCCAGCACGTCGGCGGGCGGCGGCGACAAAGGCCGCAAGGCGGCCTTTGTGCCGAACACGGATGTCACCGCCGTTTTGAACAAGACCAAGTTCCCCGAACCGCTGGTACTGCACGTGGCGGCCGGGCAGTGTGTGAAAGTGTCGCTCACCAACCGGCGCAGCACTGCCAGGGTTTCCTTCCATCTGGGCGGCCTGTTGCGCGACATGAACTCAACCGGCATCAACGTCGGCTTCAACCCCGAGCAGACGATTGGCAAAAACGCAAGCCGCACCTACACCTTCTATGCCGACAATCCCAAACTTGAGAGTGTGTTGATCTCCGACTTTGGCGGCGACAACTCCGGCTGGGACGGGTTGTACGGGGCGATAGTAGTGGCTCCGACAGGCGCGACCTTCAAGAACCCGACGACCGGCCAATCCACCGATACCGGCTCGCAGGTGAACGTTTTCGCGCCGGGCCAGGCGCCTTACCGGGACTTTACCCTCCTGCTGGCCGATCAAGACCCGAGAATCGGCCAGAACACCATGCCTTACCCGGCAGATGTTGACGGCCCGGCGTTGATCAACTACCGAACTGCCGGAATACGACAGGACGACGCCAACATGTTCAGTTCGCTGACCTACGGCGACCCGACAACACCGCTCTTGCGCGCCTACGCCGGCGACCCGGTGAAGGTTCACGTGCTTGGCGCGCCGGCCAGTGAGCAAGTGCATGTCTTCACTCTCGGCGGCATGTCCTGGCCCGGCGACATGTACGTCCATAATGCAAGCCAATGGCAGAATCGGGCTGTTGGGCCGTGGGAGAAAATAGACATCCTGGTTTCTGGTGGGGCAGGCGGCGTTGCCCAGGTTCCGGGTGATTACTTCTACGGCGACATTCGCCGCCCGTTCACCCAGGCCGGTATGTGGGGCCTGTTCCGGGTGTTGACGAATACGTGCGCGACCAGTGGAATTGCAGGGTTGCCATGCCTTACTTCACCTGCCCCAGCCCCAGCGCCAACGGTGACAGGACTCAGCCCGACCTCCGGCGCGGTCGCCGGCGGCACCTCGGTCGCCATCACTGGCACGAACTTCAGCACCACGCCCGGCGCGACTACAGTCAGGTTTGGCGCGAACGCGGCGACGAATGTCTCCTGCCTCAGCACTACGGCCTGCACCGCCACCAGCCCGGCCGGCTCCGGTGTCGTGGACGTGGTTGTAACTGTTGGCGGCCAATCGAGCGCCATCAACAATAGCGACCTGTTCACCTACGTCACCTTGCCGCCGACAGTTACAGGGGTTTCCCCCAACTCCGGCCCGGCGGCGGGTGGCACGGTCGTTTCCATCACAGGCACAAACTTCACACCCGGCGCGATCTCGATTAAGTTCGGCGCGAATGTGGCTACTGGCGTCTCCTGTAGTAACGCCACGAACTGCACCGCCACCAGCCCGGCTGGGTCGGGCGTGGTGGACGTGGTCGTGACCGTTAACGGCCAGTCCAGCGCCACCAGCAACGCCGATAAGTTCACCTACATAGCGCCCCCAGCCGCGCCGACGGTGACGGCGATCAAGCCAAACAAAGGCCCGGCGGCGGGCGGCACGGTCGTCACCATCACCGGTACGGGCTTTAGCACGACAGCCGGTGCGACGGGCGTCAAGTTTGGCGCGAATGTAGCTACGAATGTCTCGTGTACCAGTACCACTACCTGCAAGGCCACCAGCCCGGCTGGGACTCGCAGGACAACGGTGGATGTGATCGTGACCGTCGGCGGCCAATCGAGCGCCATCAGTAGCGCCGACAAGTTCACCTACACTCGCTGA